One region of Pseudoalteromonas galatheae genomic DNA includes:
- the tatC gene encoding twin-arginine translocase subunit TatC translates to MTESAQSGFIAHLVELRNRLMRALMSVFVIFVALVYFANDIYAFVAAPLVESLPSNTNMIATDVTAPFFAPFKLTLFVSLFAAVPFILHQVWGFIAPGLYKHEKRMLIPVLLSSVLLFYGGIAFCYFVVMPIILGFFTSVGPEMMTLSPDISSYLGFILKLFFAFGIAFEIPVAIMLICWSGMTTPASLKEKRPYVVVGAFVIAMFLTPPDVLSQTLLALPMLLLFELGLILAKFYSAKPQQQESEE, encoded by the coding sequence ATGACAGAATCAGCCCAGAGTGGATTTATTGCTCACCTTGTTGAGTTAAGAAACCGCTTAATGAGAGCGTTAATGAGCGTTTTCGTTATCTTTGTTGCTTTGGTGTACTTCGCCAATGATATCTATGCCTTTGTTGCAGCTCCCCTTGTTGAGAGCCTGCCTAGCAACACAAACATGATTGCTACAGATGTCACAGCCCCTTTTTTCGCCCCTTTTAAGTTAACACTTTTTGTGTCGTTATTTGCCGCTGTGCCATTTATTTTGCACCAAGTGTGGGGATTTATCGCACCTGGTTTATATAAACACGAAAAGCGTATGCTTATCCCAGTATTACTATCAAGTGTACTGCTATTTTATGGCGGGATTGCATTTTGCTATTTTGTTGTGATGCCGATTATTTTGGGGTTCTTTACCAGCGTTGGGCCCGAAATGATGACTCTTTCGCCAGATATAAGCAGCTATCTTGGCTTTATCTTGAAGCTATTTTTTGCTTTCGGTATCGCCTTTGAAATTCCCGTCGCCATTATGCTTATATGCTGGAGTGGCATGACAACCCCCGCGAGCTTAAAAGAGAAGCGACCTTATGTTGTCGTTGGCGCTTTTGTCATCGCGATGTTTTTAACACCACCCGATGTTTTATCTCAAACTCTATTAGCGCTCCCTATGCTACTCTTGTTTGAGTTAGGGCTCATTCTAGCCAAGTTTTATAGCGCTAAACCACAACAACAGGAGTCAGAAGAATGA
- the tatB gene encoding Sec-independent protein translocase protein TatB, protein MGMWELVVVLIVGLIVLGPERLPVAIRTVARWVKTVKSVANSVKAEVSEELRVHELHNNLKKAEQQGMQDLAPDLKQSVQELQDAAESVRHSYKSTDNNKNKD, encoded by the coding sequence ATGGGTATGTGGGAGTTAGTGGTCGTTCTTATCGTAGGCCTAATTGTACTTGGCCCAGAGCGTCTTCCCGTTGCAATCCGCACCGTAGCTAGATGGGTAAAAACGGTAAAATCTGTTGCTAATTCAGTCAAAGCTGAAGTCAGTGAAGAGTTACGCGTTCATGAGCTACATAATAACTTAAAGAAAGCGGAACAACAGGGAATGCAAGATTTGGCCCCAGATCTCAAGCAATCCGTTCAAGAATTACAAGATGCGGCTGAATCAGTTAGACATTCTTATAAATCAACCGACAATAATAAAAACAAAGACTAA
- the tatA gene encoding Sec-independent protein translocase subunit TatA encodes MGFGGISIWQLLIILAIIVLLFGTKKLRGIGSDLGGAVKGFKKAVSDEQSEAGTEPEKLKNTTTEQAQPVSEKEKDKV; translated from the coding sequence ATGGGATTCGGTGGGATCAGTATTTGGCAATTACTTATTATTTTAGCCATCATTGTTTTGTTATTTGGAACTAAAAAACTACGTGGTATTGGTAGTGATTTAGGTGGTGCAGTTAAAGGCTTTAAAAAGGCAGTATCGGATGAACAATCAGAGGCCGGAACTGAACCTGAAAAGCTTAAGAATACAACGACTGAGCAAGCTCAACCTGTATCAGAGAAAGAAAAAGATAAGGTGTAA